The Aythya fuligula isolate bAytFul2 chromosome 5, bAytFul2.pri, whole genome shotgun sequence sequence ATGAAACATGGTCCTCTAGCCAGCAGACCAAGATTCATTTCCCACTGACTGTGTGGCACAGGAGTACAGCTTTGTCCCATCTCATAAAGTTCTTCCCAGGTTGCCTTTCTAATCTTTAGCTggtaaaaaaaaagcatgcccACAGATGATCCAGCCACTGAGGCATTTACTGCCTACCTCCTGACATGGGCTACAGGAGGAACTTGGCCTGTGCTGTTGAGTTAGGCACTGTCTTCCCAGAAACTTCCTCCAAAGCCCtgtttcctccttcctgccACCACTGCTTTGCGGAAGCCCTGTGGCCCAGATAATGCAGCGTCACTGGTAATAGCAGCAGACACTGGGCTTTATAACAACATTTTGCTGCAACAAGGACTTATTTTGACTGTAGCtgtgtttgcaatttttttctcagaaacttCTGCAGTGCCTGCAACCTGCTCAAGGGTCAGACAACTGTGCACAATGGTGAAGGTGCCTGCTCCCTATCCTGGCACTTTgagcttatttttattgtatgaTTGCTAACTGCTTTAGCTTGGTGTTGTACAGTTGTGtaatttttcctctaaaataaatcataagaTACATTAGGTTGACTAACAAGCTTTAGTAATTATAGTTAAGCTAACCCACTAGACCAATAGGAGAGGAAAGAGTACTGAATAGGAACAAATGTGGTAGGAAAATAGAGAAGTGATCCCAAGCAGACCCAAGACCAGCGTGGCAGAAGCTTTCACCATAACCAGTGCTCCCACCATGCACAACACAATATCTCCTCAATGAGGAGGTGACGGTGCTGCTTGGTCACTGCATGATCCCACCAAGGAAAGAAGACCTCAGCCTGGAGGTGGGGAGTTAACTTCAGGGATGAGGGGCAGGGGCTTTAATCAGGAGAGCTTGGAGGAGCATCCatctgcaggcagccaggccCAGACAATTGCCCTTAGTGTGTCACACACCAACACACTGACCTCCAGCTCTTCGTTTTGGAGCCCGCACTAACTCTGACAAACAAAGTAGATGTAGAGTTGCTCTTTGTCATTAACAAGGAATaaagtttctttcttgttaGTCCCTGCTAATTAGTCTCTCATGCCTTGTTAAGAAGAATGAGTGAAGTTGACTACAAGCCCTCCGAGAAGCTTTCAGGGTGATTAGGAAACTTTCTTTGTAAACCCCAGAAGGACTTGTTAAGCCAATGGCTCCTTGAAGGGTGGTTGGTCTCCAAAGAGCACTTCTTGCTCTGGGAAGAAGGGCAGCATGATTAGTGATGGAAATAATCTTAACCCCCTGTGTGACAAAAGCCCAGAGCCCAAGGTCTGCTGGAAGGGCTTTCTGTAGGCCAAGCTTCTGTTGGTTCCCACTAATTGGACTATTTGTCCCTGCCTGCTTTTGATCCATGtgaaaaaacaccacacaaaacaccaaaaccaagtaataatttcaaaattctCTTAAGTGTGGTGAAAGTTGGAGTTGGCCCTGGGCAGGAAAGCACATGCCAAGTGGTGACCCCAGCCTTGATCCTAAAATCCTGCTGGGCACGGAAGTAGGGCTGCAGAGATGGGTGGTATGCAGGCTCTgacagagggagctggggaaggtCCTCATACTTCTGCTCACCTGAGAACCTCTTCAAGGACTCCTCAGACCTTGAATTTATTGGTGTCACTTGTCTTAGGAATGATTTTCTCGtgtctttattatttcttagaCTGTGAGGCAAGTTGAAGTACTAAACGTACATTCTCCACCCTTGGCCTGCTGTCACAAATGTGTTTCCTACAACTAAGAAGTTAGGATTGGTGAATAAGCTCAAGATTGGATTCACCTGGCTCACAACATCTAAAAATCCATTGTCTAAATATAAGATAATTAGCCAAGATACCTCTAAAGTATGAGGGAATAGAAGTTTTATCACGTCTTAAGACAGGTGGTTAAGACAGTTGTGGTGCaacaggagcagctctggaagggCCAGTGCCAAGGACCTGCTACCTATAGCATACACATTTCAGGACAGTTTTCTTCGTATTAAGTTTGTTCTGGTCACAGCATTTGAACACCCACTGGAAGATGAAGTGCTTTAGAAGCcactttcagttttgtttcatccAAGAGGAACCCAGCTCTACAGCCTGACCCCCAGCCTGTGATGCAAACGAAAGTGTGGTGGGGGAAGGAATGGAGGAGGTCATCTCTAAACTGCACAATTTGCCTGAACAAGAACCGATGGAAATAAAGTCTTATTGATcatggagagggagaaggaacactgatttaatttctatttttctacatttgaaGGAGATGGATCTGCTTTGATCCTTCTAACCCCACCACCCATCTGAGTccttataataaaaataagctttttttttcttcttcttcttctttttttttttttttcctttcagttggACTAAAactttataaaggaaaataaagtactttAATAACTTGGAAACAACTTTATCTTTCTTGTTTGTCTTCCTACAAGTGATGCTGGAAATGTGTGTTTCAGGAAAGAAGCAGGCCAGAGTTTGGTTGCCCTCAAGGTTTCTTCTTGTACCACTTGCTGTTTCCTAAGGTGCAAAAGACACTGGCACATGTTTGACATATATGCCATATAGCCTTCAGAGGAGTCAGACCACTGGAACAGCATCTGAAAGATCAGAGGGAGACCTGGAGGCATCTCCATGGTGTTAGAGTCTATGTTCAGGTGACTGAGTTCATTCTCAGAGGCCTCTGCACTTCCTAACATCAATTCTTCAAATCTGACTCACACTATACATAGTGATGTGAACatttcacagggaaaaataatctaagactatgaaaaacatgtttataaGGTGCAATACAGCATTGGAAAGAAATAACAGATTGTTCAGGAGCAGAGACATGTAGCATTCATGCTATAAGGTGCTCTGAGTGAGCTACTGATTTGGGTGTAAGTAAGGAATATTTAATGCAGATAAAGCCCAGCTTGAAGAAGCTGATGTACAGTTCATCATGTAAACAACCAGGCTAGCCACAGATGAGATCCCATTTTGTAGTACTAATATAAATTACATATGGGGAGGAGAGAAAGTCTGTCTGCACAGTGACACCTCCTGTCCATCAGCCAGCACTTCAGGATCTAAAGTGCTTATGCTCCTTTGTTACATCATCTTGCACCGactgtgaaagcaaaaataaaacacaaacaagagAAGATAGGAACACTTCCTTCTTGCTCTACACATCTTTGGGGATGTGTAATCcttacttttcttctgttaagAAGCTGTTTGTCTCTTCACCAGTCTCTTCAGTGCATCGTTCTCATCCTGGCTCACCAGGGTGTATATGAAGGGGTTCAGCATAGGCATCACCATGGTGTAAAGCACAAAGACCACCTTGTCCCTCCCCAGGACATAGGCAGAGCTGGGCCAGGCATAAATGAAGAAGAAGCCATAGTAGAGGGTGAGGCAGtgaggcaggcagcacaggtagagaaggctttgtgctgctgctcagcagagcGTGTATTTCAGGATGATGGCCAGGATGGAGGCACAGGATGTGAAGATGAGCACAGAGATGGTGTCAGAGTGGGGGAAAGTTGCACAAGTGATGGATG is a genomic window containing:
- the LOC116489507 gene encoding LOW QUALITY PROTEIN: olfactory receptor 1002-like (The sequence of the model RefSeq protein was modified relative to this genomic sequence to represent the inferred CDS: inserted 3 bases in 2 codons), coding for AQVYFRGVCMVIECSLLAAMACDCYMAVCNPLLYVVTMSSITCATFPHSDTISVLIFTSCASILAIILKYXRSAEQQHKAFSTCAACLTAXTLYYGFFFIYAWPSSAYVLGRDKVVFVLYTMVMPMLNPFIYTLVSQDENDALKRLVKRQTAS